The following are encoded in a window of Pygocentrus nattereri isolate fPygNat1 chromosome 5, fPygNat1.pri, whole genome shotgun sequence genomic DNA:
- the LOC108415807 gene encoding mucin-17-like, with product MPQTTTVETTSFHSLPSTPSSTTPTLITNIVALPVSRSETQDYTTSTDTSLEMSTKISVESERSTQSSLITTLEVSSTPSAETTIVSLSDVSTIPPTDTKSNMPEISTAETALMSSLTTAASETTSSSAKTGESVSVSSSGPQDFTKGPVVHFTTLTPNSIALDSSTQSTVSSLTEVLSTPTPGTTSSTPSTLSHALPTAEVSTTQKFSIPEISTSSMPETTTVVTTSIHSLPSTPSSTTTTSINNVETVPLSTFQTQDFTSGIETAVEMSTKISVESERSTQSPLITTLEVSSTPNTETTIVSLSDVSTIPATDTGSTMPEISTAETALMSSLTTAASETTSSANSRESVSVSSSGTQDFTTGPVTHFTTLTPNSIALDSSTQSTLSSFTEVLSTPTPGATSSTPSILSHVLPTEEVSTTQKFSIPEISTSSMPQTTTVETTSFHSLPSTPSSTTPTLITNIVALPVSRSETKDYTTITDTSLEMSTKISVESERSTQSPLITTLEVSSTPNAETTIVSLIDVSTIPPTDTGSTMPEISTAETVLMSSLTTAPSETTSSSANSRESVSVSSSGTQDFTTGPVIQFTTLTPNSIALDSSTQSTLSSFTEVLSTPTPGATSSTPSTLSHVLLTEELSTTQKFSIPEISTSSMPQTTTVGPTSFHSLPSTPSSTTPTSINNVETLPVSTSQTQDFTSGTESAVQMSTKISVESESSTEAPLTTTLEVSSKPHTDATIVTLSHLSTIPPTDTGSTVPDISTAETALMSSLTTAASETTSSSVKTGESVLVSSSGPQDFRTGPVIQFTTLTPNSIALDSSTQSTLSSLTEVLSTPPPGATSSTPSTLSHALPTEEVSTTQKFSIPEISTSSMPETTTVGTTSVHSLPSTPSPTKPTLITNIVALPVSRSEMQDYTTSTDTSLEMSTKISVESERSTQSPLITTLEVSSTPNAEATIISLSDVSTIPPTDTGSTMPESSTAETALISSLTTAASETTSSSASSRESVSVSSSGTQDFTTEPVIQFTTLTPNSMALDSSSQSTLSSFTEVLSTPTPGTTSSTPSTLSQALPTEEASTTQKFSIPEISTSSMPETTTVGTTSVHSLPSTPSPTPSLITTIQTFPVSTSPTQDFTSRIETAVEMLTKISVESESSMPAPLTTTLVVSSTPLAETTTVSLNELSTLAPTDTGSTMPESTTAEPALMSSFTTTTFRTDSSSISSGESVSVSSSGTQDFTRGPVIQFSTLTPNSIALDSSSQSTLSSLTEVLSTNTAITTSSTPSTLSYAFPTEEVSTNEHPSTPEISPSSMPETTTVPTTSIHSLPSTPSPMTPTSTSSGETSSVATSQTQDLITGTDSYVRFATKSLESENTSQAPHATDTGSTVIESATALTSLMPSLSTTASETPSASANHAVSTTVSPTTTTNLMLTTATTPSKMSGSAVVTSKLVFNSSSPVPSESLVLNATRTVLSSRLPNFSDSTKVLNISYEKRTDTSYVLLITFSLSNVSMPHSADLRNNTYVQVQNSINKALNALLNDPDAEPLEPKSSVFTSSANQVEGSMEYSFQEGDTKQPVRFLNELKMQSAVSTTVSPTTTTNLLLTSPTTPSKMSRSAVVTSKLVFNSSSPVPSERLVLNATRTLLSSRLPNFSDSTKVLNISYEKRTDTSYVLLITFSLSNVSMPHSADLRNNTYVQVQNSINKALNALLNDPDAEPLEPKSSVFTSSANQVEGSMEYSFQEGDTKQPVRFLNELKMQSTVSTTVSPTTTTNLLLTSPTTPSKMSGSAVVTSKLVFNSSSPVPSESLVLNATRTLLSSRLPNFSDSTKVLNISYEKRTDTSYVLLITFSLSNVSMPHSADLRNNTYVQVQNSINKALNALLNDPDAEPLEPKSSVFTSLANQVEGSMEYSFQEGDTKQPVRFLNELKMQSTVSTTVSPTTTTNLLLTSPTTPSKMSGSAVVTSKLVFNSSSPVPSESLVLNATRTLLSSRLPNFSDSTKVLNISYEKKTDTSFVVIFIISLSNVSMPDNTDFRNNTYIQVQNSINNALNTLLTDPGNHPFNPQIANFTSTSNQILGDMVYSFLEDDINKPTSFLRLLSNAYVLPPTKTPNRSTTQTPTLHTTTSSTQVGTVLIYIRLVFKNLTTLPSEAEVLNAANTLLDSSVRMKRDVRMQKLNNPVSIQNVTYQKTGNNSYTITFGFKISNVNISSNLQLRNETYGSIQQTINVLLNKILNGKSSTPFNFPQANYKDNDTVIQAVSEYVFVEGNIQVPSGFLAEILKVSGLASTTPQPTVPNTTFPGNSTGGFPGWALAIIIPCSIAIILIPTWITLCCMLCGCCAAIRRRYGRRRSYNVQYPTSNGLF from the exons ATGCCTCAAACTACCACAGTAGAAACTACATCGTTTCATTCATTGCCCAGCACTCCATCTTCAACAACGCCTACTTTGATCACTAATATCGTGGCCTTACCAGTATCAAGATCTGAAACTCAAGACTACACAACAAGTACAGACACATCTCTTGAAATGTCGACAAAAATAAGTGTAGAATCAGAAAGGTCTACACAATCCTCTCTCATCACCACCCTAGAGGTGTCATCTACACCAAGCGCTGAAACAACAATAGTTAGTCTAAGTGATGTTTCTACAATACCTCCTACAGACACAAAATCAAATATGCCTGAaatttccacagcagagactgCACTTATGTCTTCATTGACCACTGCTGCTTCTGAAACAACTTCTTCTTCTGCTAAGACTGGTGAGTCTGTATCAGTGTCAAGTTCTGGACCACAAGATTTCACAAAAGGACCAGTTGTTCATTTTACTACATTGACACCTAATAGTATAGCATTGGACAGCTCCACTCAATCTACAGTCAGCAGTTTGACAGAAGTGTTGTCAACTCCTACTCCAGGTACCACGTCATCAACTCCAAGTACACTGTCCCATGCACTTCCGACTGCGGAGGTCTCAACAACTCAGAAGTTTTCCATACCTGAAATTTCAACATCATCTATGCCTGAAACTACCACAGTAGTGACTACATCAATTCATTCATTGCCCAGCACTCCATCTTCAACAACGACTACTTCGATCAATAACGTCGAGACTGTACCACTTTCAACATTTCAAACACAAGACTTCACATCAGGAATAGAGACAGCTGTTGAAATGTCGACAAAAATAAGTGTAGAATCAGAAAGGTCTACACAATCCCCTCTCATCACCACCCTAGAGGTGTCATCTACAccaaacactgaaacaacaaTAGTTAGTCTAAGTGATGTTTCTACAATACCTGCCACAGACACAGGATCAACTATGCCTgagatttccacagcagagactgCACTTATGTCTTCATTGACCACTGCTGCTTCTGAAACAACTTCTTCTGCAAACAGTCGTGAGTCTGTGTCAGTGTCAAGTTCTGGAACACAAGATTTCACAACAGGACCAGTTACTCATTTTACTACATTGACACCTAATAGTATAGCATTGGACAGCTCCACTCAATCCACACTCAGCAGTTTCACAGAAGTGTTGTCAACTCCTACTCCAGGTGCCACGTCATCAACTCCAAGCATACTTTCCCATGTACTTCCGACAGAGGAGGTCTCAACAACTCAGAAGTTTTCCATACCTGAAATTTCAACATCATCTATGCCTCAAACTACCACAGTAGAAACTACATCGTTTCATTCATTGCCCAGCACTCCATCTTCAACAACGCCTACTTTGATCACTAATATCGTGGCCTTACCAGTATCAAGATCTGAAACTAAAGACTACACAACAATTACAGACACATCTCTTGAAATGTCGACAAAAATAAGTGTAGAATCAGAAAGGTCTACACAATCCCCTCTCATCACCACCCTAGAGGTGTCATCTACACCAAACGCTGAAACAACAATAGTTAGTCTAATTGATGTTTCTACAATACCTCCTACAGACACAGGATCAACTATGCCTgagatttccacagcagagactgTACTTATGTCTTCATTGACCACTGCTCCTTCTGAAACAACTTCTTCTTCTGCCAACAGTCGTGAGTCTGTGTCAGTGTCAAGTTCTGGAACACAAGATTTCACAACAGGACCAGTTATTCAGTTTACTACATTGACACCTAATAGTATAGCATTGGACAGCTCCACTCAATCCACACTCAGCAGTTTCACAGAAGTGTTGTCAACTCCTACTCCAGGTGCCACGTCATCAACTCCAAGCACACTTTCCCATGTACTTCTGACAGAGGAGCTCTCAACAACTCAGAAGTTTTCCATACCTGAAATTTCAACATCATCTATGCCTCAAACTACCACAGTAGGACCTACATCGTTTCATTCATTGCCCAGCACTCCATCTTCAACAACGCCTACTTCGATCAATAACGTCGAGACTTTACCAGTTTCAACATCTCAAACACAAGACTTCACATCAGGAACAGAGTCAGCTGTTCAAATGTCGACAAAAATAAGTGTAGAATCAGAAAGCTCCACGGAAGCCCCTCTCACCACCACCCTAGAGGTGTCGTCTAAACCACATACAGATGCCACAATAGTTACCCTAAGTCATCTTTCTACAATACCTCCCACAGACACAGGATCAACTGTGCCTGAcatttccacagcagagactgCACTTATGTCTTCATTGACCACTGCTGCTTCTGAAACAACTTCTTCTTCTGTTAAGACTGGTGAGTCTGTATTAGTGTCAAGTTCTGGACCACAAGATTTCAGAACAGGACCAGTTATTCAGTTTACTACATTGACACCTAATAGTATAGCATTGGACAGCTCCACTCAATCCACACTCAGCAGTTTGACGGAAGTGTTGTCAACTCCTCCTCCAGGTGCCACGTCATCAACTCCAAGCACACTTTCCCATGCACTTCCGACAGAGGAGGTCTCAACAACTCAGAAGTTTTCCATACCTGAAATTTCAACATCATCTATGCCTGAAACTACCACAGTAGGAACTACCTCAGTTCATTCATTGCCCAGCACTCCATCTCCAACAAAGCCTACTTTGATCACTAATATCGTGGCCTTACCAGTATCAAGATCTGAAATGCAAGACTACACAACAAGTACAGACACATCTCTTGAAATGTCGACAAAAATAAGTGTAGAATCAGAAAGGTCTACACAATCCCCTCTCATCACCACCCTAGAGGTGTCATCTACACCAAACGCTGAAGCAACAATAATTAGTCTAAGTGATGTTTCTACAATACCTCCCACAGACACAGGATCAACTATGCCTGAAAGTTCCACAGCAGAGACTGCACTTATATCTTCATTGACCACTGCTGCTTCTGAAACAACTTCTTCTTCTGCCAGCAGTCGTGAGTCTGTATCAGTGTCAAGTTCTGGAACACAAGATTTCACAACAGAACCAGTTATTCAGTTTACTACATTGACACCTAATAGTATGGCATTGGACAGCTCCAGTCAATCCACACTCAGCAGTTTCACAGAAGTGTTGTCAACTCCTACTCCAGGTACCACATCATCAACTCCAAGCACACTTTCCCAAGCACTTCCGACAGAGGAGGCCTCAACAACTCAGAAGTTTTCCATACCTGAAATTTCAACATCATCTATGCCTGAAACTACCACAGTAGGAACTACATCAGTTCATTCATTGCCCAGCACTCCATCACCAACACCTAGTTTGATCACTACCATCCAGACTTTTCCAGTTTCTACATCTCCAACACAAGACTTCACATCAAGAATAGAGACAGCTGTTGAAATGTTGACAAAAATAAGTGTAGAATCAGAAAGCTCCATGCCAGCCCCTCTCACCACCACCCTAGTGGTGTCGTCTACACCACTTGCAGAAACAACAACAGTTAGTCTAAATGAACTTTCTACGCTAGCTCCCACAGACACAGGATCAACTATGCCTGAAAGTACCACAGCAGAGCCTGCACTGATGTCTTCATTTACCACAACAACTTTTAGAACAGATTCTTCTTCAATCAGCAGTGGTGAGTCTGTATCAGTGTCAAGTTCTGGAACACAAGATTTCACAAGAGGACCAGTTATTCAGTTTAGTACATTGACACCTAATAGTATAGCATTGGACAGCTCCTCTCAATCCACACTCAGCAGTTTGACGGAAGTGTTGTCAACTAATACTGCAATTACCACATCATCAACTCCAAGCACACTTTCATATGCATTTCCAACAGAGGAGGTCTCAACAAATGAGCACCCTTCCACACCCGAAATTTCACCATCATCCATGCCTGAAACTACCACAGTACCAACTACGTCAATTCATTCATTGCCCAGCACTCCATCTCCAATGACTCCTACTTCAACCAGTAGTGGAGAAACGTCATCAGTTGCAACATCGCAAACTCAAGATTTGATAACAGGAACAGATTCTTATGTTCGTTTTGCTacaaaaagtttggaatcagaaAACACTTCCCAAGCTCCTCATGCAACAGACACAGGATCAACTGTGATTGAAAGTGCCACAGCATTGACTTCACTGATGCCATCATTGTCCACTACTGCTTCTGAAACACCTTCTGCTTCTGCCAACCATG CTGTGTCTACAACTGTTTCTCCAACAACTACAACCAATCTGATGTTGACCACTGCCACAACTCCCtccaaaat GTctgggtcagcagtggtgaCCAGCAAGCTGGTGTTCAACTCTTCCTCTCCGGTTCCCAGTGAAAGTTTGGTCCTCAATGCCACCAGAACTGTGCTCAGCTCTCGACTCCCAAACTTCAGTGATTCTACCAAAGTCTTGAACATCTCATATGAGA AAAGAACAGACACTTCCTATGTGCTCCTGATCAcattcagcctcagtaatgTCAGCATGCCACACAGCGCTGACCTCAGGAACAACACCTACGTCCAAGTGCAGAATTCCATCAATAAAGCA CTAAACGCACTTCTGAATGACCCTGATGCAGAGCCATTGGAACCCAAGAGCTCAGTCTTCAC AAGTTCAGCAAACCAGGTTGAAGGCAGCATGGAGTACAGCTTCCAAGAGGGAGATACTAAACAACCAGTCCGTTTCCTCAATGAACTAAAAATGCAAAGTG CTGTGTCTACAACAGTTTCTCCAACAACTACAACCAATCTGCTGTTGACCTCTCCCACCACTCCCtccaaaat GTCTCGGTCAGCAGTGGTGACCAGCAAGCTGGTGTTCAACTCTTCCTCTCCGGTTCCCAGTGAGCGTTTGGTCCTCAATGCCACCAGAACTCTGCTCAGCTCTCGACTCCCAAACTTCAGTGATTCTACCAAAGTCTTGAACATCTCATATGAGA AAAGAACAGACACTTCCTATGTGCTCCTGATCACATTCAGCCTCAGTAACGTCAGCATGCCACACAGCGCTGACCTCAGGAACAACACCTACGTCCAAGTGCAGAATTCCATCAATAAAGCA CTAAACGCACTTCTGAATGACCCTGATGCAGAGCCATTGGAACCCAAGAGCTCAGTCTTCAC AAGTTCAGCAAACCAGGTTGAAGGCAGCATGGAGTACAGCTTCCAAGAGGGAGATACTAAACAACCAGTCCGTTTCCTCAATGAACTAAAAATGCAAAGTA CTGTGTCTACAACAGTTTCTCCAACAACTACAACCAATCTGCTGTTGACCTCTCCCACCACTCCCtccaaaat GTCTGGGTCTGCAGTGGTGACCAGCAAGCTGGTGTTCAACTCTTCCTCTCcggttcccagtgagagtttggTCCTCAATGCCACCAGAACTCTGCTCAGCTCTCGACTCCCAAACTTCAGTGATTCTACCAAAGTCTTGAACATCTCATATGAGA AAAGAACAGACACTTCCTATGTGCTCCTGATCACATTCAGCCTCAGTAACGTCAGCATGCCACACAGCGCTGACCTCAGGAACAACACCTACGTCCAAGTGCAGAATTCCATCAATAAAGCA CTAAACGCACTTCTGAATGACCCTGATGCAGAGCCATTGGAACCCAAGAGCTCAGTCTTCAC AAGTTTAGCAAACCAGGTTGAAGGCAGCATGGAGTACAGCTTCCAAGAGGGAGATACTAAACAACCAGTCCGTTTCCTCAATGAACTAAAAATGCAAAGTA CTGTGTCTACAACAGTTTCTCCAACAACTACAACCAATCTGCTGTTGACCTCTCCCACCACTCCCTCCAAAAt GTCTGGGTCTGCAGTGGTGACCAGCAAGCTGGTGTTCAACTCTTCCTCTCcggttcccagtgagagtttggTCCTCAATGCCACCAGAACTCTGCTCAGCTCTCGACTCCCAAACTTCAGTGATTCTACCAAAGTCTTGAACATCTCATATGAGA AAAAAACAGACACCTCGTTTGTGGTCATCTTCATAATCAGTCTTAGTAACGTCAGCATGCCAGACAACACTGACTTCAGAAACAACACCTACATCCAAGTCCAGAATTCCATCAACAATGCA cTGAACACACTCCTGACTGATCCAGGCAATCATCCTTTTAATCCTCAAATTGCAAATTTCAC GAGCACATCAAATCAGATTCTTGGAGATATGGTTTACAGTTTTTTGGAGGATGATATCAACAAACCAACCAGCTTCCTGAGGCTACTCTCAAATGCATATG TTCTGCCACCAACAAAAACCCCCAACAGAAGCACAACTCAAACTCCAACTTTACATACCACGACAAGCTCAACTCA